From the genome of Argentina anserina chromosome 4, drPotAnse1.1, whole genome shotgun sequence, one region includes:
- the LOC126792821 gene encoding probable xyloglucan endotransglucosylase/hydrolase protein 23 — protein MASSSSMVLFIPFLLISSFMAASAGNFNQDFKVTWGDGRAKILNDGKLLTLSLDKASGSGFESTNEYLFGKIDMQLKLVAGNSAGTVTAYYLKSEGSTWDEIDFEFLGNLSGNPYILHTNVFSQGKGNREQQFYLWFDPTADFHTYSILWNPQRIVFSVDGTPIREFKNQESNGVPFPKSQAMKIHSSLWNADDWATMGGRVKTDWNAAPFTASYRNFNAEACIWSSGSSSCSSTSTNNANWLSQELDNTSQERMKWVQKNYMIYNYCADVNRFPQGLPVECSTS, from the exons ATGGCTTCTTCAAGTTCAATGGTTTTGTTTATACCATTTCTCCTCATTAGCTCTTTCATGGCTGCCTCTGCGGGTAACTTCAACCAGGACTTTAAGGTTACGTGGGGCGACGGTCGAGCCAAGATACTCAACGACGGCAAGCTTCTTACTCTCTCCCTCGACAAAGCCTCTGGCTCTGGTTTTGAATCCACAAACGAATATCTGTTTGGCAAGATTGACATGCAGCTCAAGCTTGTGGCAGGAAACTCTGCTGGAACTGTCACAGCCTACTAT TTAAAATCAGAAGGGTCTACCTGGGATGAGATAGACTTTGAGTTCTTGGGGAACTTGAGCGGCAACCCCTACATTCTTCACACCAATGTGTTCAGCCAAGGCAAAGGAAACAGAGAGCAGCAGTTCTATCTCTGGTTCGACCCAACTGCTGATTTCCACACCTATTCCATTCTCTGGAATCCACAGCGCATTGT TTTCTCTGTTGATGGAACCCCAATTAGAGAGTTCAAGAACCAAGAATCAAATGGTGTGCCATTTCCAAAGAGCCAAGCAATGAAAATACACTCGAGCCTCTGGAATGCTGACGATTGGGCAACAATGGGTGGGCGAGTGAAGACGGATTGGAACGCAGCTCCTTTCACCGCGTCATACAGGAACTTCAATGCTGAAGCTTGCATATGGTCTTCGGGATCATCTTCTTGCAGTTCAACTAGTACTAATAATGCCAATTGGCTTTCACAAGAGTTGGACAATACAAGTCAAGAAAGGATGAAATGGGTGCAGAAGAACTACATGATCTACAACTACTGCGCAGATGTCAACAGATTCCCTCAGGGTCTCCCAGTTGAATGTAGCACTTCATAA